Below is a window of Lolium rigidum isolate FL_2022 unplaced genomic scaffold, APGP_CSIRO_Lrig_0.1 contig_58534_1, whole genome shotgun sequence DNA.
ACCTGCGCACCGGGACCTGCTCCGGGATCAAGGTTGGCAGGCTCGACAtgggggaggaggagattgtggacAATGTGATGGCCGCGGTGGAGGCCGCTGTGGAGAAGGTCCCCAAGAACTGGGCTAATGTGAGGGCGCTTCATTTGAAGGCGGTGGATTCTGTCGCACTGCCGATATACCAGGCTGTGCCGGAGCTGGGCCTGAAGATAGAGGTTCCGGTTGAGCGATTGGAGGGAGAGGTCATCGATGCCTCAGAAGGGGAGACTGGCAAGAAGCGCAAGGACAAGAAGATGAAGGCCTTGACCGAAGGTGCCAAGGGGGAGAATGTGAAGTACAAGAGGAAAAGGAACAAGAAGGATCAGACTGAGGATGCTGTGATGGAGGAAGTCCAGGAGGCGAGtgagaagaggatgaagagggaggATGCACCTTCTGCAGAGGTTGCTGCTGATGAGGGCCTGAAGGTCGCAAAGAAGGGTAAGGATAAGAAGCGTGCATTGGACGCTGAGGTGGAGGATGCCAGCCCGGCGGAAAAGAAGGGTAGAAAGAGCGAGCGTGCATCCAAGGACGCTGGCAAGCAAGCACCTGAGGAAGTGGGGGATGTAGGCAGCAAGAAGAGTAagggcaagaagaagaagagcatcaAGGGTAGTCCTGATGATGGTGAAATCCTTGTGGATGGGGAAAGCATCCCCGATaccaaggaagagaagaagagcaACAGTAAGAAACTGAGTGGGGACAAGATGAAGAAAAGATCCAGGGCCAGGGGTTCCTGTTGTTGATTGATGCCTCTGAAATCAGTTGATTACCAGCTGCATGTTCTATGCGTTGATTAGCTACCATCATCAAATCTATTTCTTTTTGCTCTTAGGCTGCACTTGATATTATACTGCTGAGTGTTATACACTGGTCCTGAGGAGGAACTTCTGATGTAGTCTCCTCAGATCTTGGTAGTTTAAACCCTTTGGGTTGGAAATTACAGTGGAACCATTTCCTGCCAGGTCTCTTGTAATCCATGTGGTATGCAACAATTTTGTGTTCGTATTGAGGATATGCTTGTACTGTTCTGCTATTCTCTAATGCATTTATCGAAATGGTGACATTTTAATAATTCTGGATGGCATACTAAGtggaatctataatatctaaataggagcaacccactatgtGTAATTCTCTTatcatgcaagcatgccacatcatcTGAGTTCTTCCTATTGGTTGTCACCTGTCCCCACCATCTGTTAGAGATTGCATGCATCCAGTCATTTGTTCTATTTTCACCCCCAACTAAATCATCTTTTCTGGAGACTGAACTGCTATCAACCCTTCGACTACACCAGTGGCCCTTCCTCTTCACCTacactcacgcatcactttgatGGAGTCATGGTACccgtttctcttcatctcctccaaACCAGCAACCAATGGAACAATTATGGCACACCTTCCCATTAATAAATTGAGCATTTGAGCTGCGGCATCCCCGTCGTCTAGATGGAGGCAGTACCCCTGCACCAATATAGATTTCCCATTAGTGAGGCACCCCTTCCCGTTCTCCAATTTTTTTAATGACCTTTCTCCACTGATTTTTTGTTTAGCAGGATTTCTTATCAGGAAGATAATGGACTCGACGGGGGGATTTGCTGGCCTAGGTCATCCACCCTCATCCTCGACTGGTATGCTCATGGTTGATGGAATTAGTATTGAACCCTTGCTGTTGCCGGCGGTCCGCTTCAGCTCGCCTGCCGAATCAAGTAACCAGATTTTCCCTCAATTCCAGTCCTCGTGTACTGTTTTACCGATTTACTCATATTTTCCTGCTGTTCTGTTGTTGATTGTTTGTGTTCTACCTCTTCTCAGTACCTTGATTTTTTTATAGCATATAATCTTCCAGTTCCCATATTGATTATTTGTATACTGTCTCTGCTCAGTACGCTTATTTCATATTGCATAAGTTGGATCTCTGAATTCAGAAGTACACATGCTGTATATACATTCTTGGGTTACCCACGTAGTTTCAGCTATAGATGACTCGCAGTGGCAACATTAGATTTGTTCTGGATGCAAAATTCAGAAGTACACATGCTGTTTTGACACTCTTCGGTTACCTTATGTGTTAGTTTTTTTCCAAGATTGCTAATCCAGGGTACAGAGTGGTACTTTTCTAGGTTTAATTTTCTAAATCAGATATTCAGACTAACGTCTTTTCGTGTTACATTTGTGAGCAGACATAGAGGAAGTGATGCACACTATGCGGGCTAGCTATTACCTGTAACACATGTAAGATATCCTTGGAACGGGCTAATGTCTATCACCATTCATTGCCGTAGTTGTTCTATGAATGACAGCAAGCTCTCTCTATGAAACAGGCTATCCTAACTTTACCAAATCTGAAAATTTGTGTTGTGTTAACTGCAACAGAATTGTGTGTATTATGATAATGAAATGCCATGTGGTGAGTTCTCTATCTTGGTTGGCCATCactttttcattcaattttgtctCACTAATTTAGTTAATTTTTGAAACATTGTCTCACTAATTGCTATATATACTGCCTTCACAATGCAGCAGAGTTCTTTAGTCTTCAGAAAATATTTGTTACATATAAACTTTGTACAATTTTCTCGTGGGTTTGGCATGATTCTTGGACGAGTATACTTACAGTTGTACACTTTTCACTCATCAAATCAGGTCTCTTAAGTTGAATGTCCAACTCCAGTACCCATCCGTCTCTTTTGTGTTTGATTTACAACTTAGATTCAGACATGCAGTGTTTCCACAAAAACAGGGAGCCCCCTTCTGTAAAGCTGTATATACAAGCCTAACTGACTGGTGCAACTCAGATCGACGAATAAAGATATATACTGGATAAATAAGGTTTTTCCCCGCACCTTGCCTGAATATTTATGTACTTCTATGAAACATCTTTGCACTCTTAGTGTCAAACAACATATATTTAATGCTTTTCATGTTTAGTTTATTGTGTTTGTTGGGTTAGtctgcaaatatatgttgatagTTTCAGACTAATTTCTAATTTTCTTTCCTTGCAACTGACCAAGCAATAATATATCTATCCAACATTATATTATCTGTTTTTTCTGGTGGTTAATACAAAAAACAATCTCGAGAATCCAGATTGATTCAAATCTGTAGCCATTTATGTGTGAAACTTCAAGCGATATTGTACTAGCACCACTTCTCGCTTCTATCATAAATCCCTTTCATATGCAATGATTGGGTTTGCTCTGCAGCCACTTTATTTTAGTAATGGCGTCATAAATTTACACTCATTGTTGTAAAATCGATGATACATGTTACTTACAAAAACTTCTTTTTAAGTGATTTGATCTGTTACTTACAAAAACTCATTGTTGTAAAAAAAATTTGGTGTATGGATTTTTTGTTTTCCTTCCTATCTTGCATACATCAAACTCCTGAAATTGTTTAATTTTTTTGATGGAACATGTGGTTAATAAGCATTGTTAAATAACTATTTTTTTACTTTTGTCCATTgtatcaaaatatttcttcctaataattcccgccgcaacgcgtggggtatcatctagttgtaTCTGTGTCATGTTTGACAATCATCCAATTTAGAACCACAGATTCATTTTCCAGCACTTATTTACTTCTTACGTTTAGCCAGTTTGAATGGCATCTGATTGTTGTTTCTATATCTTTGGTACCGTGCTTAGCTAGTTATGTGTGATCAATCACTCTTCCATACACAAATTCATGTCTTTTAGGcagaagatgattgatcattttcAAATTCCGCCTCCGGATACCTCTGAGTGCAGAGCCATTGCCGACCCCACCGGAAACACCGCGCCGTCCATCTTGTTCCTCCCTCACTGGCAAGACCGGATGGTGTGCACATGATGTCTTCCTCCTCCCCCGACTGTTTGGCTGCAGGCACCACATCTACATCAATCTGATTCATTGCGTCAGGTATTTTTCT
It encodes the following:
- the LOC124681888 gene encoding ribosomal L1 domain-containing protein 1-like, producing the protein MPPAQKKKDQAMTTAKPNPTVPRSTVVSAVSSLTKWMRERASEAPPNLLADERDDLVVLQLTLRRVPAKPTTKPHLLPLPHPVVAHSAASVCAISDDRAGSGSAAAAAILEAARALGLPVSEVVPFSAVRTDYRPYESRRRFAASHDLFLADRALLPMLPRLLGKAFYASKKAPLAVDFTRAGWPEQVRKVVSSTFLYLRTGTCSGIKVGRLDMGEEEIVDNVMAAVEAAVEKVPKNWANVRALHLKAVDSVALPIYQAVPELGLKIEVPVERLEGEVIDASEGETGKKRKDKKMKALTEGAKGENVKYKRKRNKKDQTEDAVMEEVQEASEKRMKREDAPSAEVAADEGLKVAKKGKDKKRALDAEVEDASPAEKKGRKSERASKDAGKQAPEEVGDVGSKKSKGKKKKSIKGSPDDGEILVDGESIPDTKEEKKSNSKKLSGDKMKKRSRARGSCC